The DNA sequence ttctccttctaaatataaaaagtttgggaTGCACAATTAGATTTTTGAGGAAATCGTAACAATGGTTCTCAACTTAAACTAAACTGGAGAATGATCCCTCGACTAAAAGTTTGTAACCATTGATCCCTTAACTTATTAAAATGTGCAGCTATATTCCTTTTCATCAACCCCGTCAAGATTTTTGGCAAAATGAGTCACGAAGTTGAATCATGAGGCAAATGtgaaaaaccaaatgagaaTTGTAATACTGGTAcctcaattttaacccaattgaaGCAATGATTCATCAACTTTAaaccaattgtagcaatagttaTTCCACTATGACTCGTTTTGACGGAAGTTATgacgaagttgatgaaaataacatagctacatgttttgatgagttaaaagATGAATGATCACGAATTTTTAGTTCAAGGATCAACACTCCAATTGAGTTAATGTTAAAAGATCATTGACACAATATTCCATGTGACCAAACGAATTAATTTcaagttttaatcaaaactcgGTTCTTATGTCAAATGAAGGGGAAAATAACCAAATTGGATACCAAAATAGTACATGATTAACACCAAAATGGATACCGAAAAAGTAGGTAGACAATCTAGAAACGTTCTCAGCCGCAACACATGCTCATATAAACAATTTCAACATCGACATAAAACGAGTATATGTCGTTAGGGGTGAGACAGAAACAGAGTACATTTGCATTTTTCAAAACTGGTTTTCCGAGCAGAACAAGAACTTCAAAATTGGAAGCAGACGGAGCATCTCCGCAGCTGAATCAATTAACACCGAGCAGCTCAACATCAAACACAAGCCATGAGTTTGGTGGTATTTTACCGGCACGTTTATGTCCATAACTGCATCCAAAGGAAACACATTAATAAGCTTTGCAGAAATGGAGAAAGAGTTACTATCATGGGCAAACTTACTATCGTGACATACCCCATTTCTGGTGGAATAGTGAGTCTTCTTTTATCCCCGACACGCATACCTGGAGGAAGGTAGATATGCATTAAAAGATGCAACAACTGCTTAGTAAAAGTTGAAGATCCGatttaagaaatatttgaacaGCTCAGAAAATTACCGTTAACCCCGACATCCCATCCTGGTATAACTTGTCCTAGACCTGCACAACCAAAGGAAAATGAGGTCACACTCATGGTGAAGTTAAGTTGTTTCTTGATTGCTGTTAAATGACATTAATGGTACCTAGGCGGAATTTGAAAGGTGGCCCTCCCACGTTGGAGTCAAATATGTTGCCATTCTTTAGCTTGCCAATGTAGCGAACACTGACCTGCAAAACAACAAATATTAGCAATGTGAATCCTTTAAAAGGTAAATGTAAACATGCCGAAAGGCTAAACCTTAACCTTTTTTCCCGAAGAAGCTTTCTTGCCATCAGGTTTTCCCATAGCTAGCTCCTCGATAACCAATCCATTTGGATAGGTCTTCGCTTTAGATCGCTTGCCACTGGTTTGCTCCAAACCAGTTTTGTTCTGATCTTCCATGTTGTCAACAGTTTCATCCATGTCAGTTTTTGTTTCAGTCTCCTGggctttcttgttctttttcttcttctttttcccgtCCGTGAGATTTTCACCAGGAATAGAATTCTTTTCGATGTCAGAGCTCCTGTGCATGAACATGCTATTTTACTCAATGCAAAAACAACAAAGCAAATTTGTGCACAAACATGAGAAATAAGAGTGAATAGCAAATCCAAGCCATTAGTGAGGGTGTTATCGTGTCAACTATTCAACGTCTTGGCTCCAAATTACTAATCTGAAATGAATTCttagtaaaatatatattaagttGGCCATATAAgatataattataatttatcaataaataaataaataaaagcttgGGTTTTGAacagaaaattttcataaaGCCAATAAATGTACTCTGTAAAATAACGGAAAGATGATGCAGCAGATATCACTCACTTCTTATTAGATAGCTTTTGCTCATGCTCTTGGCTCTTCAAAATCTCAGGTTGCTTTTCATTGTCATCAGCATTACCCTCCTTAGCTTGCtctttcaatttcttcttcttcttattattcTTTTCCCTGACATCATTTCATATAACACTTCAATAAATTAGAAAACTGAATATTTAGCGTGCACCACTGAACAAGACAATATAAACAAAGTTGTTAAACGATTGTTGATTATCGACTAAAGgcttcaaataaaaaaaccacacctaaaaactgaaaacatctAACCAGTGAAATGGGCCAATTACTCACCCTTCTGGCTGACTGTCTTGCTGAACATCTTCGACTTTCCTTTTGGACCCAGCAGCTTCACTatctttcactttcttcttcttggttttCTCAGTAATCTTGCTATCCTTCTGTTCAGTTGCTGCTTCATGCTTCTCAATGTTGGTTTTCTGTTTAGTGGATATTGGaaaaccatcttcatcttcactcTCCAAAACAGGGTCACCAGCATTTTCCTTGACAACAATTTGTTGCTGAGAATTTGTGTTCTTTTCAGAGTCATTCGATtgattctttttcacttgtcgTTTGGACTGACTGTTTCCATTAGTAGGTTTCTCATCATCCTCTATCTCCTCAATTACAACTAAGATTTAAGCCAAAGAAAATATTGAGTCAGGCACTATATTACAGCATATAATGAACAAATCACAGCTGAAATGGTGACAATCATCAATAAATCAAAGCGGCATTCACCAGCAGAATACAACCCAATGTATACAAAAAGACCataattaagtataacatagTGCCGAATAATAGCATATTTATGGTTTGGACTTTGGAGTACGCCAAAATACTAAGGAAGACTAAAATCTAGCTGAAACTTAACATCTTGAAGTTAATCAAACTTTTGGCATGGAAATTAACTATATTTATGCTTCCTCTAATATCAGATCTAATACGCAAAACCAGTCACGAAATTCATGAAAGATCTATGCCAAAtcatcataaataaataaataaaaaacgtgAGCAATAGGTATCCAATAGGCCAATTTACCTCCACTATTTGGAACAGGTGAAGGCGGGTACATGTCAAAATCTTCATCGTCAATAAATCCAACATTATCATCATCGGTATCATACTCTGAAGACTCTGACTCAGTGTCCGCAATATCCTCCCCGGAAGAATCCCTTAAAATGTTGCAGAGAAATAAAAATTACcgttaaaaatgataaaaatcttACCaaaacaaactcacaaaaagtaaaatgaattaGCACTTACGATCCATAGTCATCTCTTTCATCCTCGCCTTCCTCCACAAGGTAACCAGATAGGTGGATACTTCGTTTTCCAATCACCGAGAAGGTCACCAAACCATCAATTGGCTCAAAATCAAGATCCAAGGGGACAGATTCATTCTTATTTGGTAACAAAGAACATAGAAAGATTGGACTTTTATCTCCAATGGAACACTGAACTATACTCCTCCCCTTCGATTCACCGAGGCCTAAAGTCGCCTAACTTATCAACACAAAGTTAACAAGAAAATTCAACATCATACCACACCCAAATCGCGACGGTTTCCAAAAATTATTGAGAGGGctctaaacaataaaaaatatttaagaaaTAAACTACACAATGAATTTGAGCAActgaagttaaataaaattacctGAGAAATGTGAAGCCTTCCTTCGAATTGATCCGATTGATGCTCGTACGATTTTCCTGGTTTTACTTCAATTCCTAGAATTTCAAATTCaaccataaataaataaataaatacttatTTTTTCAACTACTAAAACTTAGAAATCAAACAATCCCAATTCCATCCTAAGTTCCTAAAACTGGATTCCAACTTTCAATTTTCCACCTGCGATTTCTCAGCGGCGAAACAGAGATTTTAAAAAGTTACCCAGATCATCAAACATTTCGGTTTTCCAAGAAATCACAGAATTTTCGCTCTAT is a window from the Pyrus communis chromosome 16, drPyrComm1.1, whole genome shotgun sequence genome containing:
- the LOC137720724 gene encoding peptidyl-prolyl cis-trans isomerase FKBP53, which encodes MGFWGIEVKPGKSYEHQSDQFEGRLHISQATLGLGESKGRSIVQCSIGDKSPIFLCSLLPNKNESVPLDLDFEPIDGLVTFSVIGKRSIHLSGYLVEEGEDERDDYGSDSSGEDIADTESESSEYDTDDDNVGFIDDEDFDMYPPSPVPNSGVVIEEIEDDEKPTNGNSQSKRQVKKNQSNDSEKNTNSQQQIVVKENAGDPVLESEDEDGFPISTKQKTNIEKHEAATEQKDSKITEKTKKKKVKDSEAAGSKRKVEDVQQDSQPEGEKNNKKKKKLKEQAKEGNADDNEKQPEILKSQEHEQKLSNKKSSDIEKNSIPGENLTDGKKKKKKNKKAQETETKTDMDETVDNMEDQNKTGLEQTSGKRSKAKTYPNGLVIEELAMGKPDGKKASSGKKVSVRYIGKLKNGNIFDSNVGGPPFKFRLGLGQVIPGWDVGVNGMRVGDKRRLTIPPEMGYGHKRAGKIPPNSWLVFDVELLGVN